Proteins encoded in a region of the Pseudomonas putida genome:
- a CDS encoding macro domain-containing protein, with translation MIRFMQGNLLEAKAEALVNTVNTVGVMGKGIALMFKERFAENYRLYAAACKAKEVVTGKMFVTEVRELDGPRWIVNFPTKRHWRSPSQIGWIVDGLHDLRNFILENQVASIAVPPLGAGNGGLPWAAVREQIESVLGDLDADILVFEPTANYQNVSKRSGVENLTPARALIAELVRRYWVLGMECSLLEVQKLAWFLERSIERFTPGSNPLELKFVAHKYGPYANRLEHLLDNLDGSYLHCGKRISDAGPLDVIWFDEGRKSFVQAYLNSEAKAYLPALEFTAELIDGFESPFGMELLATVDWLLHEEGVEPTIRAIREHLKSWSGGAGAAARKSKLFDDESLGIALQKLSMFQTDPSPRFIDRQ, from the coding sequence ATGATTCGCTTTATGCAAGGTAACCTGCTGGAGGCAAAAGCCGAAGCGCTGGTTAATACAGTCAACACAGTAGGGGTGATGGGGAAAGGCATTGCGCTGATGTTCAAGGAGCGTTTTGCCGAAAACTATCGCCTGTATGCTGCTGCCTGCAAAGCGAAAGAAGTCGTTACCGGGAAGATGTTTGTTACTGAGGTGCGTGAGCTGGATGGTCCGCGCTGGATTGTGAATTTTCCCACCAAGCGGCATTGGCGCTCACCTTCGCAAATTGGCTGGATCGTCGATGGTCTCCATGATTTGCGGAACTTCATCCTCGAGAACCAAGTAGCATCGATTGCAGTCCCGCCACTTGGCGCTGGCAACGGAGGGTTGCCTTGGGCTGCGGTACGAGAACAGATTGAGAGTGTTCTAGGTGATCTGGATGCGGATATTCTCGTTTTCGAGCCTACGGCAAATTATCAGAACGTTTCCAAGCGCAGTGGTGTTGAGAATTTAACCCCGGCTCGAGCCTTGATCGCAGAGCTGGTGCGCCGCTACTGGGTGCTGGGAATGGAGTGCAGCTTGCTCGAAGTCCAGAAGCTTGCCTGGTTTCTGGAGCGATCAATCGAGCGGTTCACGCCAGGTTCCAACCCATTGGAGTTGAAGTTTGTCGCTCATAAGTATGGTCCTTACGCCAACCGGCTTGAACATCTGCTAGATAATCTGGATGGCAGCTATTTGCACTGCGGAAAGCGGATCAGCGATGCAGGCCCTCTGGACGTGATCTGGTTTGATGAGGGGCGCAAGTCATTTGTACAGGCGTATTTGAACAGTGAAGCCAAGGCCTATTTGCCGGCGTTGGAGTTCACTGCCGAATTGATTGATGGTTTCGAGTCTCCGTTTGGTATGGAGCTACTGGCCACCGTTGATTGGCTATTACATGAAGAGGGTGTTGAGCCGACGATTCGCGCAATTCGCGAACATCTGAAAAGTTGGTCTGGAGGGGCAGGTGCCGCTGCTCGAAAAAGCAAATTGTTCGATGACGAGTCACTTGGAATCGCTCTCCAAAAGCTGTCAATGTTTCAAACGGACCCGTCACCTCGCTTCATTGACCGTCAATGA
- a CDS encoding DarT ssDNA thymidine ADP-ribosyltransferase family protein — protein sequence MAYGYHFCQRLPVAIRDQQFIYHLTSIDNVPSIVRRGLLPRAHLDAGFTDIADPEIIEGRRGEALEQFVPFHWFAKNPFDGRVHQDRPGERFVLIAVARSHARQSNWRVIPKHPLAGGAPELLDYDAGIGAIDWDMMERREYRDPLCKH from the coding sequence ATGGCATATGGATATCATTTTTGCCAGAGGTTGCCAGTGGCTATTCGAGATCAGCAGTTCATCTACCACCTAACAAGTATCGACAATGTCCCTTCCATCGTACGAAGGGGCTTGCTTCCAAGAGCCCATCTGGATGCGGGTTTCACCGATATCGCTGATCCTGAAATTATCGAAGGCCGGCGGGGAGAGGCCCTGGAACAGTTTGTGCCATTTCACTGGTTTGCGAAAAACCCCTTCGATGGCAGAGTGCATCAGGACCGACCGGGCGAGCGTTTTGTGTTGATTGCCGTGGCCCGAAGCCACGCTCGGCAGTCCAACTGGCGGGTGATACCAAAGCATCCATTGGCCGGTGGTGCTCCTGAGTTACTGGACTATGACGCAGGGATTGGAGCGATTGACTGGGACATGATGGAGCGACGAGAGTATCGTGATCCTTTGTGCAAACACTGA
- a CDS encoding L-cystine transporter has product MNLPLSLNLLAFLALLLGLAQTRRTDWSLAKKVLLGLVLGVVFGLVLHTIYGAGHPVLKATIAWLDLVGNGYVGLLQMIVMPLIFASILSAVARLHNASSLGRISVLSIGTLLLTTAIAALIGIVLTNLFSLSAEGLVAGAQESARMQVIHSDYAGKVADLNIPQLLLSFIPSNPVGDLARAKPTSIISVVIFAVFIGLAALQLIKDDAEKGERALSAIDTLQAWVMRLVRVVMKLTPYGVLALMTKVVASSNMEDILKLGSFVVVSYLGLALMFVVHGIILAATGVSPLRFFRKVWPVLTFAFTSRSSAASIPLNIEAQTRRLGVPQSIASFSASFGTTIGQNGCAGLYPAMLAVMVAPAVGIDTFDPLWIATLVAIVTLSSAGVAGVGGGATFAALIVLPAMGLPVELVALLISVEPLIDMGRTALNVNGSMTAGVVTSQLLKETDKDVLAGDEHAELSHT; this is encoded by the coding sequence ATGAACCTGCCGCTGTCTCTTAACCTGCTGGCGTTCCTGGCCCTGTTGCTGGGCCTGGCACAAACCCGCCGCACCGACTGGAGCCTGGCCAAGAAAGTACTGCTGGGCCTGGTGCTGGGCGTAGTCTTCGGCCTCGTGTTGCACACGATCTATGGCGCGGGCCACCCCGTGCTCAAGGCCACCATCGCCTGGCTTGACCTGGTCGGCAACGGCTACGTCGGCCTGCTGCAGATGATCGTCATGCCGCTGATCTTCGCCTCGATCCTAAGCGCCGTGGCACGCCTGCACAATGCCTCTTCGCTGGGCCGCATCAGCGTGCTGAGCATCGGCACCCTGCTGCTGACCACCGCCATTGCCGCGCTGATCGGCATCGTGCTGACCAACCTGTTCAGCCTCAGCGCCGAGGGCCTGGTGGCCGGTGCCCAGGAAAGCGCACGCATGCAAGTTATCCACAGCGACTATGCCGGCAAGGTCGCCGACCTCAACATCCCGCAACTGCTGCTGTCGTTCATCCCCAGCAACCCGGTGGGTGACCTGGCGCGTGCAAAGCCGACTTCGATCATCAGCGTGGTGATCTTCGCCGTGTTCATCGGCCTGGCGGCGCTACAACTGATCAAGGACGATGCCGAGAAGGGCGAACGCGCGCTGTCGGCCATCGATACCCTGCAGGCCTGGGTGATGCGCCTGGTGCGGGTGGTGATGAAGCTGACCCCGTATGGCGTGCTGGCGTTGATGACCAAGGTGGTGGCCAGCTCCAACATGGAAGACATCCTCAAGCTGGGCAGCTTCGTGGTGGTGTCTTATCTGGGCCTGGCGCTGATGTTCGTGGTACACGGCATCATCCTCGCCGCCACTGGCGTGAGCCCACTGCGCTTCTTCCGCAAGGTGTGGCCAGTACTGACCTTCGCCTTTACCAGCCGCTCCAGCGCCGCCAGCATTCCGCTGAACATCGAAGCGCAAACCCGCCGCCTGGGTGTGCCGCAGTCGATCGCCAGCTTCAGCGCATCGTTCGGCACCACCATTGGCCAGAACGGCTGCGCCGGCCTCTATCCCGCAATGCTGGCGGTGATGGTGGCGCCAGCGGTGGGCATCGATACCTTCGACCCGCTGTGGATCGCTACTCTGGTAGCCATTGTCACGTTGAGTTCGGCTGGGGTTGCTGGCGTGGGCGGCGGTGCCACCTTCGCCGCGCTGATCGTGCTGCCGGCCATGGGCTTGCCGGTGGAACTGGTGGCATTGCTGATTTCGGTGGAGCCGCTGATCGACATGGGGCGTACGGCGTTGAACGTGAATGGTTCGATGACGGCCGGCGTGGTGACCAGCCAGCTGTTGAAAGAGACCGACAAGGATGTGCTGGCGGGCGATGAGCATGCCGAACTGAGCCATACCTGA
- a CDS encoding dihydrofolate reductase, with the protein MNTSLPLSLIAAYAENRVIGIDNSMPWHLPGDFRYFKATTLGKPIIMGRKTWDSLGRPLPGRLNIVVSRQAGLELVGAEVFASLEEALVRAEQWAREQGVEELMLIGGAQLYGQALEKGLVSRMYLTRVEMAPEGDAWFPEFDQGQWKRVSSEAQAEEGKPVYHFEVWDKV; encoded by the coding sequence ATGAATACATCACTCCCCCTCAGCCTGATCGCGGCTTACGCCGAGAACCGCGTGATCGGCATCGACAACTCCATGCCCTGGCATTTGCCGGGGGACTTCAGGTACTTCAAGGCCACCACCCTGGGCAAGCCGATCATCATGGGGCGCAAGACCTGGGATTCGCTGGGCCGGCCGCTGCCTGGGCGGTTGAATATCGTGGTCAGCCGCCAGGCTGGGCTTGAACTGGTGGGTGCCGAGGTGTTCGCCTCGCTTGAAGAAGCGCTGGTGCGGGCCGAACAGTGGGCGCGCGAGCAGGGCGTTGAGGAACTGATGCTGATTGGCGGGGCGCAGTTGTATGGCCAGGCGCTGGAGAAAGGGCTGGTCAGCCGCATGTACCTGACGCGGGTGGAAATGGCGCCGGAAGGGGATGCCTGGTTCCCGGAGTTCGATCAGGGGCAGTGGAAGCGGGTGTCGAGCGAGGCACAGGCTGAGGAAGGCAAGCCGGTTTATCACTTCGAGGTTTGGGACAAGGTTTGA
- a CDS encoding DUF2868 domain-containing protein yields MEDLVTAPTPLDKRWLTEAVRLREEHAGLLDDQEANRHARQLGGDLATRIENRALFLAERDGMSAALRHWKQGARLALLALLLMAVLSGAGLALAALGDGQRPVNVFWALGSLLGLNLLMLLGWAIGFALSGEHGAGLGRLWLWLSERFARDAKAAHLAPALLVLLQRQRLNRWLLGLLVHGLWLLAMLTALGMLLALLATRRYGFVWETTLLAADPFIHLTQALGALPSLLGFAVPDEAMIRASGDSQPALELARQAWASWLLGVVLVYGLLPRLLLAGLCLWRWRQGRERLALDLSLPGYAQLREALMPRSERIGVQDAAPEALPQFAAGQLESGSSGALLVGLELDDQRPWPPALPKNVIDAGVLDSRESRNRLLEQLSRFPPARLAIACDPRRSPDRGSLALLAELARNAGATRIWLLQAAPGQALDAQRLGDWHEALDRLGLAHADTSPLTWLEHGHD; encoded by the coding sequence ATGGAAGACCTTGTGACTGCACCCACGCCACTGGACAAGCGCTGGCTCACCGAAGCGGTACGCCTGCGCGAGGAACACGCCGGCCTGCTGGATGACCAGGAAGCCAACCGCCATGCTCGCCAGCTCGGCGGCGACCTGGCGACGCGCATCGAAAATCGGGCGCTGTTTCTGGCCGAACGCGACGGCATGAGCGCCGCCCTGCGCCACTGGAAGCAAGGCGCGCGCCTGGCGCTGCTGGCCTTGCTGCTGATGGCCGTGCTCAGCGGTGCCGGCCTGGCATTGGCCGCCCTGGGCGACGGGCAGCGACCGGTTAACGTATTCTGGGCCTTGGGCAGCCTGCTTGGGCTGAACCTGTTGATGTTGCTGGGCTGGGCCATCGGTTTTGCCCTGAGCGGCGAACATGGCGCGGGGCTGGGCCGCTTGTGGCTGTGGTTGAGCGAACGCTTCGCCCGCGATGCCAAGGCCGCGCACCTGGCGCCGGCGTTGCTGGTGCTGCTGCAGCGCCAGCGCCTCAACCGCTGGCTGCTCGGCCTGTTGGTGCATGGCCTATGGCTGCTGGCGATGCTCACCGCCCTGGGCATGCTGCTGGCCTTGCTGGCCACCCGGCGCTACGGCTTTGTCTGGGAAACCACCCTGCTTGCCGCCGACCCGTTCATTCACCTGACCCAGGCGCTGGGCGCCCTGCCCTCGTTGCTGGGCTTCGCCGTGCCCGATGAGGCCATGATTCGCGCCAGCGGCGACAGCCAGCCTGCCCTGGAGCTGGCACGCCAGGCTTGGGCCAGTTGGCTGCTCGGCGTGGTGTTGGTGTATGGCCTGCTGCCGCGCCTGCTGCTGGCCGGGTTGTGCCTGTGGCGCTGGCGCCAGGGCCGCGAACGCCTGGCGCTGGACCTGAGCCTGCCCGGCTATGCGCAGTTGCGTGAAGCACTGATGCCGCGTAGCGAGCGAATCGGCGTACAGGACGCCGCCCCCGAAGCCTTGCCGCAATTTGCCGCAGGCCAGTTGGAAAGCGGTAGCAGCGGTGCCCTGCTGGTCGGCCTGGAGCTGGACGACCAGCGCCCCTGGCCACCCGCCCTGCCGAAAAACGTGATCGATGCCGGCGTGCTCGACAGCCGTGAATCGCGCAACCGCCTGCTCGAGCAACTCAGCCGCTTCCCCCCGGCACGCCTCGCCATTGCCTGCGACCCACGCCGCTCACCCGACCGCGGCAGCCTGGCGTTGCTTGCAGAACTGGCGCGCAATGCCGGCGCAACGCGCATCTGGCTGCTCCAGGCCGCCCCCGGCCAGGCCCTGGATGCTCAGCGCCTGGGCGACTGGCACGAAGCCCTCGACCGCCTTGGCCTGGCACACGCCGACACCTCGCCTTTGACCTGGCTGGAGCATGGCCATGACTGA
- a CDS encoding GTPase/DUF3482 domain-containing protein translates to MTEPLKLAVVGHTNVGKTSLLRTLTRDVGFGEVSHRPSTTRHVEGARLSVDGEPLLELYDTPGLEDAIALLDYLERLERPGERLDGPARLERFLQGSEARQRFEQEAKVLRQLQASNAGLYVIDAREPVLAKYRDELEVLASCGKPLLPVLNFVASHQHREPQWREALARLGLHALVRFDSVAPPEDGERRLYESLALLLEDARPALQRLIDDQQAQRLARRHSGKRLIAELLLDCAACRRSVEAEPAAEARAMEALRQDIRQREQRCVEALLKLYAFRREDAHASDLPLLDGRWGDDLFNPETLKLLGVRLGSGVAAGAAAGAGVDLLVGGLTLGAAALAGAIAGGALQTARNYGSRLMGKLKGKRELTVDDTVLRLLALRQQQLMMALESRGHAAQDSIRLGEVDEKAWREGKLPEALVKARAHPQWSTLNPGAKLNQAERQEQLEALVTQI, encoded by the coding sequence ATGACTGAGCCACTTAAACTGGCCGTGGTCGGCCACACCAACGTCGGCAAGACTTCGTTGCTGCGCACCCTGACCCGCGACGTGGGCTTTGGTGAGGTATCCCATCGCCCCAGCACCACTCGCCATGTCGAGGGTGCGCGGCTGTCGGTGGACGGCGAACCCTTGCTGGAGCTGTACGACACCCCAGGCCTGGAAGATGCCATCGCCCTGCTCGACTACCTCGAACGCTTGGAGCGCCCCGGCGAGCGTCTGGACGGCCCGGCCCGCCTGGAGCGTTTTCTGCAGGGCAGCGAAGCGCGCCAGCGTTTCGAGCAAGAAGCCAAAGTGCTGCGTCAACTGCAGGCCAGCAATGCCGGCCTGTATGTGATCGATGCGCGCGAGCCGGTGCTGGCCAAATACCGCGACGAACTGGAAGTACTCGCCAGCTGCGGCAAGCCGTTGCTGCCGGTGCTCAACTTCGTCGCCAGCCACCAGCACCGCGAGCCGCAATGGCGTGAAGCCCTTGCCCGGCTTGGCCTTCACGCGTTGGTGCGGTTCGACAGCGTGGCCCCGCCCGAGGATGGCGAGCGCCGTTTGTACGAGAGCCTTGCCCTACTGCTGGAGGACGCCCGCCCAGCCCTGCAGCGGCTGATCGACGACCAGCAAGCGCAACGCCTGGCCCGCCGGCACAGTGGCAAGCGGCTGATTGCCGAACTGCTGCTGGACTGCGCCGCCTGCCGGCGCAGCGTCGAAGCCGAACCGGCGGCCGAAGCCCGGGCGATGGAAGCCCTGCGTCAAGACATACGCCAACGTGAGCAGCGTTGCGTTGAAGCCTTGCTCAAGCTGTACGCATTCCGCCGCGAGGATGCCCATGCCAGCGACCTGCCGTTGCTCGATGGCCGCTGGGGCGATGACCTGTTCAACCCCGAAACCCTGAAGTTGCTGGGCGTGCGCCTGGGCAGCGGTGTGGCAGCGGGTGCGGCAGCGGGCGCTGGGGTGGATCTACTGGTCGGCGGCCTTACCTTGGGTGCGGCGGCGTTGGCAGGGGCGATTGCCGGCGGCGCGCTACAGACGGCGCGCAACTATGGTTCGCGGTTGATGGGCAAGCTCAAGGGCAAACGCGAGCTGACCGTGGACGATACCGTGTTGCGCTTGCTGGCTCTGCGTCAGCAGCAGTTGATGATGGCGCTGGAGAGCCGCGGGCATGCGGCACAGGACAGTATTCGTCTGGGTGAGGTGGATGAGAAAGCCTGGCGCGAGGGCAAGTTGCCGGAGGCACTGGTGAAAGCACGAGCGCACCCCCAGTGGTCCACGCTCAATCCTGGGGCGAAGTTGAACCAGGCTGAACGGCAAGAACAGCTTGAGGCGCTGGTTACTCAGATCTGA
- a CDS encoding phosphonate degradation HD-domain oxygenase produces the protein MPTPAQIIDSTFALYARHGSDDYIGEAITQLEHMSQAAQLAMAEGFDDEVVLAAFFHDIGHLCGGDASMGGYGVVSHERIGAEYLRRCGFGERMARLVQYHVEAKRYLTLRQAGYYQRLSEASRRTLEYQGGMMSEAEADAFERDPLFEVSLRMREWDEMAKEIGMPVVDLEGLKQKALALL, from the coding sequence ATGCCTACTCCAGCCCAGATCATCGATAGCACCTTTGCCCTGTACGCGCGCCATGGCAGCGACGACTACATCGGCGAAGCCATCACCCAGCTCGAGCACATGTCCCAAGCCGCGCAACTGGCCATGGCCGAAGGCTTCGACGATGAAGTGGTGCTGGCGGCGTTCTTCCACGACATCGGCCATCTGTGTGGTGGTGACGCCAGCATGGGCGGTTACGGCGTGGTCAGCCATGAACGCATCGGCGCCGAATATTTGCGCCGTTGTGGTTTTGGCGAGCGCATGGCGCGGCTGGTGCAGTATCACGTGGAGGCCAAGCGTTACCTGACTTTGCGTCAAGCGGGGTATTACCAGCGGTTGAGTGAAGCGAGCAGGCGGACCCTGGAGTATCAGGGCGGCATGATGAGCGAGGCCGAGGCGGATGCGTTCGAGCGGGATCCGCTGTTCGAGGTCAGCCTGCGGATGCGGGAATGGGATGAAATGGCCAAGGAAATTGGAATGCCAGTGGTTGATCTGGAGGGATTGAAGCAGAAGGCGCTGGCACTCCTTTGA
- a CDS encoding putative 2-aminoethylphosphonate ABC transporter substrate-binding protein: MYKHLALAAAVCAVFSLQASAANTQLTVYTALEAEQLKSYKQAFEKANPDIEIKWVRDSTGIITAKLLAEKDRPQADAVWGLAASSLAILDQNGMLEAYAPKDLGKISGNYRDAANPPAWVGMDVWAATICFNTIEAEKQGLSKPVSWQDLTKPEYKGKIVMPNPASSGTGFLDVSAWLQTFGEPQGWAYMDALHQNIGQYVHSGSKPCKLAAAGEFPIGISFEYPAVQLKRQGAPLDIVLPKEGLGWEIEATAVIKGSPKANAAKRLADFSASPAAMELYKENFAVLAAPGIAKPQTELPADYEQRLIKNDFAWASKNRDEILTEWRKRYDGKSEKVAQQ; the protein is encoded by the coding sequence ATGTACAAGCACCTTGCACTTGCCGCTGCTGTTTGCGCCGTGTTCAGCCTGCAGGCTTCGGCCGCCAATACCCAGCTGACGGTCTACACCGCGCTGGAAGCCGAGCAATTGAAGAGCTACAAACAAGCCTTCGAAAAAGCCAACCCGGATATCGAGATAAAGTGGGTGCGTGATTCCACCGGCATCATCACCGCCAAGCTGCTGGCCGAGAAAGACCGCCCGCAAGCCGACGCGGTTTGGGGCCTGGCGGCGTCCAGCCTGGCGATTCTCGACCAGAACGGCATGCTTGAAGCCTATGCACCGAAAGACCTGGGCAAGATCTCCGGCAACTACCGGGACGCTGCCAACCCACCGGCTTGGGTGGGCATGGATGTGTGGGCTGCGACCATCTGCTTCAATACCATCGAGGCCGAGAAGCAGGGCCTGAGCAAACCGGTTAGCTGGCAGGACCTGACCAAGCCCGAGTACAAGGGCAAGATCGTCATGCCCAACCCGGCCTCGTCCGGCACCGGTTTCCTTGACGTGAGTGCCTGGTTGCAGACCTTCGGTGAACCGCAAGGCTGGGCCTACATGGACGCGCTGCACCAGAACATCGGCCAGTACGTTCATTCCGGCTCCAAACCGTGCAAGCTGGCAGCGGCAGGCGAGTTCCCGATCGGTATTTCGTTCGAATACCCGGCCGTGCAGCTCAAGCGCCAGGGCGCCCCCCTGGACATCGTGCTGCCGAAGGAAGGCCTGGGTTGGGAGATCGAGGCGACTGCAGTGATCAAGGGCTCGCCCAAGGCGAATGCGGCCAAGCGCCTGGCTGATTTCTCGGCAAGCCCGGCGGCCATGGAGCTGTACAAGGAAAACTTCGCCGTGCTGGCCGCGCCAGGCATTGCCAAGCCGCAGACCGAGTTGCCGGCAGACTATGAGCAGCGCCTGATCAAGAACGACTTTGCCTGGGCTTCGAAAAACCGGGATGAAATCCTGACCGAATGGCGCAAGCGCTATGACGGCAAGTCGGAGAAGGTGGCCCAGCAGTAA
- a CDS encoding putative 2-aminoethylphosphonate ABC transporter permease subunit — protein sequence MAAPMSLPLGQAKAAPRAGVALGDRLFVVGGKSLLLILLVLAVLMPLLAIFWRGFSGEAGQGGGLLAARELFASDNFHWLLGNSLSVALTVAAIVVPLAYLFAYALQRTLIPAKGLWRGISLLPLLAPSMLPAIALVYLFGNQGLLRGLLSDNIYGFWGIVLGEAIYTFPHALMILLSALSLADARLFDAASSMGAGSWRAFTSITWPATRQAVFAALCLVFTLTITDFGVPVVVGGDYQVLALEAYKAVVGQQQFGRGALIGMVLLLPALFSFTVDAWLRRRQGEAMSGRAQVFVPKPSRGRDACFLAIVLLVCAALLLVIGMAVYSSLVTFWPYNLSLSLRHYLFDDTAGGGWLAYRNSVTMAIGTALIGSIVIFTGAYLMEKTQGQRLLNQALRLLSFIPMAVPGLVLGLGYVFFFNLNGNPLHVLYGGMGLLVVCTIAHYLTTAQMTATTALRQLDGEFEAAALSLKAPLYKHFLRVTVPICLPALLDIIRYLFVSAMTTVSAAIFLYSPDTILAAVAVLNMDDAGNVGGAAAMSTLILLTSAGASLLLAAASRGLLRRSQAWRQRAATV from the coding sequence ATGGCCGCGCCAATGTCCCTGCCACTGGGCCAGGCCAAAGCCGCGCCGCGTGCTGGCGTCGCCCTGGGTGACCGGTTGTTCGTCGTCGGCGGCAAGAGCCTGCTGCTGATCCTGTTGGTGCTGGCCGTGCTGATGCCGCTGCTGGCGATCTTCTGGCGTGGTTTCAGCGGTGAAGCGGGCCAAGGCGGCGGATTGCTGGCGGCCCGTGAACTGTTCGCCAGCGACAACTTCCACTGGTTGCTGGGCAACAGCCTGTCGGTGGCCTTGACGGTTGCGGCCATCGTGGTGCCGCTGGCCTACCTGTTCGCCTATGCCCTGCAACGCACGCTGATTCCGGCCAAGGGCCTGTGGCGGGGGATTTCGCTACTGCCGCTGTTGGCACCGTCGATGCTGCCGGCCATCGCCCTGGTCTACTTGTTCGGCAACCAGGGGCTGCTGCGCGGGTTGCTCAGCGACAACATCTACGGTTTCTGGGGCATCGTGCTGGGCGAGGCTATCTACACCTTCCCGCATGCGCTGATGATCCTGCTGTCGGCGCTGTCGCTGGCCGATGCTCGCCTGTTCGATGCAGCTTCCAGCATGGGTGCCGGCTCGTGGCGGGCGTTCACCAGCATTACCTGGCCGGCCACACGCCAGGCGGTGTTCGCGGCGTTGTGCCTGGTATTCACCCTGACCATCACCGACTTCGGTGTGCCGGTAGTGGTCGGTGGCGACTATCAGGTGCTGGCACTGGAAGCCTACAAGGCGGTGGTCGGCCAGCAACAGTTTGGCCGTGGCGCGTTGATCGGCATGGTGCTGCTGTTGCCGGCGCTGTTCAGCTTTACCGTCGACGCCTGGCTGCGCCGGCGCCAGGGCGAGGCCATGAGCGGCCGTGCCCAGGTGTTCGTACCCAAGCCATCGCGTGGCCGCGATGCCTGCTTCCTGGCCATCGTGCTGCTGGTGTGCGCGGCATTGTTGCTGGTGATCGGTATGGCGGTGTATTCCTCGCTGGTCACCTTCTGGCCATACAACCTCTCGTTGTCACTGCGTCATTACCTGTTCGACGACACCGCAGGTGGCGGCTGGCTGGCCTACCGCAACAGCGTGACCATGGCCATCGGCACCGCGCTGATCGGCAGCATCGTGATCTTCACCGGTGCCTACCTGATGGAGAAAACCCAGGGGCAACGCCTGCTCAACCAGGCGCTGCGCCTGCTCAGCTTCATCCCCATGGCCGTGCCGGGCCTGGTGCTGGGCCTGGGCTACGTTTTCTTCTTCAACCTCAACGGCAACCCGCTGCATGTGCTGTACGGCGGCATGGGGCTGCTGGTGGTGTGCACCATCGCCCATTACCTGACCACCGCGCAGATGACCGCCACCACCGCCCTGCGTCAGCTCGACGGCGAGTTCGAAGCCGCTGCGTTGTCGCTGAAGGCGCCGCTGTACAAGCACTTCCTGCGGGTGACCGTGCCAATCTGCCTGCCGGCGTTGCTGGACATCATCCGCTACCTGTTCGTCTCGGCGATGACCACCGTGTCGGCGGCGATCTTCCTGTACAGCCCCGACACCATTCTGGCTGCCGTTGCCGTGCTGAACATGGACGACGCCGGCAACGTTGGCGGTGCCGCCGCCATGTCCACCCTGATTTTGCTGACCAGTGCCGGCGCTTCGCTGCTGCTGGCCGCAGCCTCACGCGGCCTGCTGCGCCGCTCCCAAGCCTGGCGCCAACGCGCCGCGACCGTCTGA
- a CDS encoding putative 2-aminoethylphosphonate ABC transporter ATP-binding protein — translation MNHTTPGAQMTVRNIHKRFGAFTALNDVSLDIAAGELVCLLGPSGCGKTTLLRCIAGLERQDRGTLYIGERDISELPPQARDYGILFQSYALFPNLTVEANIAYGLTGSGREQARQRVAEMLELVGLAGSEKKYPGQLSGGQQQRVALARALAPSPSLLLLDEPMSALDARVREHLCTELRQLQRQLGITTLMVTHNQDEAMLMADRIAVMNNGQVEQYATPQEIYDQPATPFVAEFVGQGNWLPFQRSSDSHAQVGGMNMRLAPGSAQASSGRLFCRPEAITVNPVVHEENLFPAMVREITFLGNRCRMSFELKALPGHALLAELAPEAMPRLGSQDIWVALPPQSLQVFA, via the coding sequence ATGAACCACACCACCCCCGGCGCACAAATGACCGTGCGCAACATCCACAAGCGCTTCGGTGCCTTCACGGCGCTGAACGATGTCTCGCTGGACATCGCCGCCGGCGAGCTGGTGTGCCTGCTTGGCCCGTCCGGTTGCGGCAAGACCACGCTGTTGCGTTGCATTGCCGGCCTGGAGCGCCAGGACCGCGGTACGCTGTACATCGGCGAACGCGATATTTCCGAGCTGCCGCCCCAGGCCCGTGACTACGGCATCCTGTTCCAGTCCTACGCGCTGTTTCCCAACCTCACCGTCGAAGCCAACATCGCCTACGGCCTGACCGGCAGTGGCCGCGAGCAGGCCCGTCAGCGTGTGGCCGAAATGCTCGAGCTGGTGGGCCTTGCCGGCAGCGAGAAAAAGTACCCCGGCCAGCTTTCCGGTGGTCAGCAGCAACGTGTGGCCCTGGCCCGCGCGTTGGCACCGTCGCCTTCCTTGTTGCTGCTCGACGAGCCGATGTCGGCGCTGGATGCGCGGGTGCGCGAGCACCTGTGCACCGAGCTGCGCCAGCTGCAACGGCAGCTGGGCATCACCACCTTGATGGTGACCCACAACCAGGACGAGGCCATGTTGATGGCCGACCGCATTGCGGTAATGAACAACGGCCAGGTCGAGCAGTACGCCACCCCGCAGGAAATCTACGACCAGCCGGCCACGCCGTTCGTCGCCGAGTTCGTCGGCCAAGGTAACTGGCTGCCGTTTCAGCGCAGCAGCGACAGCCATGCCCAGGTTGGCGGCATGAACATGCGCCTGGCGCCGGGTTCGGCCCAGGCCAGCAGCGGTCGGCTGTTCTGCCGCCCAGAGGCGATCACGGTCAACCCGGTGGTACACGAAGAAAACCTGTTCCCGGCCATGGTTCGCGAAATCACCTTCCTCGGTAACCGCTGTCGCATGAGCTTTGAACTCAAGGCCTTGCCAGGCCATGCCTTGCTGGCTGAACTGGCCCCCGAAGCCATGCCGCGCCTGGGTTCGCAGGACATCTGGGTGGCACTGCCGCCGCAGAGCCTGCAGGTGTTTGCCTGA